One segment of Brassica napus cultivar Da-Ae chromosome C3, Da-Ae, whole genome shotgun sequence DNA contains the following:
- the LOC106385564 gene encoding RING-H2 finger protein ATL70-like produces the protein MNAFQPPPPTPDYNGLLGPDDTGGFRYGIGVSIGVLLLITTITLASYFCARNQHSSETDQDSTHVHHHHHVIIDVVPGLDEDTIQSYPKILYSEAKRSSTSSCCPICLGDYKGNHLLRQLPDCKHLFHLKCIDTWLRLNPTCPVCRTSPLPTPLPTPLAEIVPLASSVATTRMS, from the coding sequence ATGAACGCCTTCCAACCGCCGCCGCCGACGCCGGATTACAACGGCCTGCTCGGTCCTGACGATACAGGAGGATTCAGATACGGGATTGGAGTCTCCATCGGAGTGCTTCTCCTCATCACAACCATCACCCTCGCCTCTTACTTCTGCGCACGTAACCAGCACTCTTCAGAAACAGATCAAGATTCAACACATGTCCATCACCACCACCATGTCATCATTGACGTTGTCCCAGGTCTGGACGAGGACACCATTCAAAGCTACCCGAAGATCCTCTACTCGGAAGCGAAGAGAAGCTCCACGTCGTCGTGTTGTCCCATTTGCTTAGGAGACTACAAGGGGAATCATCTGCTGCGGCAACTACCAGATTGCAAACACCTCTTCCACCTCAAATGTATCGACACGTGGCTTAGACTCAATCCTACGTGTCCTGTCTGCAGGACTTCGCCGCTTCCTACTCCTCTCCCCACTCCCCTCGCCGAGATTGTTCCCTTAGCCTCCTCCGTCGCCACCACCAGGAtgtcatga
- the LOC106388139 gene encoding E3 ubiquitin-protein ligase PUB23: MDEEIEIPPFFLCPISLEIMKDPVIVSTGITYDRDSIEKWLFSGKKNSCPVTKQDITDADLTPNHTLRRLIQSWCTLNASYGVERIPTPRSPICKSEIEKLIKDSASSHKNQVMCLKRLRQIVSENATNKRCLEVAGVPEFLATIISNNGFDSSMSLSDEALSLLYHLESSETVLKNLLNNKKGGNIVKSLTKIMQRGIYESRAYATLLLKNILEVADPMQIMTLKPSVFTEVVQILDDRISHKATKAAMHILVTTCPWGRNRHKAVEAGVISVIIELLLDESFSSDRRGPEMAMVVLDMLCQCAEGRAEFLNHGAAIAVVCKKILRVSQTASDRAVRVLLSVGRFCATPALLQEMLQLGVVEKMFLVLQVSCGSKTKEKAKELLKLHARVWKDSPCLPRNMILAYPS, translated from the coding sequence ATGGATGAAGAGATCGAGATCCCACCGTTCTTTCTTTGCCCCATCTCTCTAGAGATCATGAAAGATCCAGTAATAGTCTCTACGGGAATAACCTACGACAGAGACAGCATCGAGAAATGGCTCTTTTCAGGAAAGAAGAACTCGTGTCCAGTCACAAAACAAGACATAACCGACGCAGATCTCACGCCGAACCACACTCTTCGCCGTCTCATCCAATCTTGGTGCACTTTAAACGCCTCTTACGGTGTAGAGAGGATCCCTACCCCGAGATCTCCTATATGTAAATCTGAGATCGAAAAACTCATCAAAGATTCAGCCTCTTCGCATAAAAACCAGGTCATGTGTCTCAAACGACTTCGTCAAATCGTGTCGGAGAACGCCACCAACAAACGGTGTTTGGAGGTGGCAGGAGTTCCAGAGTTCTTGGCCACCATCATAAGCAACAACGGGTTTGACTCTTCGATGAGCTTGAGCGACGAAGCCCTCAGCTTACTCTACCATCTTGAGTCTTCAGAGACGGTCCTCAAGAATCTTTTGAACAACAAGAAAGGTGGCAATATCGTAAAGTCATTGACCAAGATCATGCAGAGAGGGATCTACGAGTCAAGAGCCTATGCGACTTTGCTTCTAAAGAACATTCTTGAAGTAGCGGATCCAATGCAGATTATGACCTTGAAGCCATCGGTTTTCACCGAGGTTGTCCAGATCTTGGACGACAGAATCTCACACAAGGCGACAAAAGCCGCGATGCATATATTGGTGACCACGTGTCCCTGGGGAAGAAACAGACACAAGGCCGTGGAAGCTGGAGTGATCTCGGTGATAATCGAGCTTCTGCTGGACGAGAGCTTCTCATCAGATAGGAGAGGTCCAGAGATGGCGATGGTGGTTCTTGATATGTTGTGTCAGTGTGCGGAGGGACGAGCCGAGTTCTTAAATCATGGAGCAGCCATAGCAGTGGTGTGCAAGAAGATACTTAGGGTTTCTCAGACGGCTAGCGATAGAGCTGTTAGGGTTTTGTTATCGGTGGGAAGGTTCTGCGCTACACCGGCTTTGCTGCAAGAGATGTTACAGTTGGGGGTTGTAGAAAAGATGTTTTTGGTGCTCCAGGTTAGCTGTGGAAGCAAGACTAAAGAGAAGGCAAAGGAGTTGCTTAAGTTACACGCTAGAGTTTGGAAAGACTCGCCTTGTCTCCCAAGAAACATGATTCTTGCATATCCCTCGTGA
- the LOC106388140 gene encoding DExH-box ATP-dependent RNA helicase DExH1, which translates to MHLASLSPLSTLRFLLPLSPKLFPLPSLFRISAMGPNSQGGRRGGGFSSGRGGGRRGGGRGGGGGGGRGGGGGRGEQRWWDPVWRAERLRQQQAEMEVFDENEWWNKIELMKTGGEQEMVIKRNFSRGDQQTLGDMAYQMGLYFHAYNKGKALVVSKVPLPDYRADLDDRHGSTQKEIQMSSETERKLGSLLKTTQQVGSSNASSSGSNVQRDSTSALGLKKSDSASKFSDSHEKEKFSVALKDRQDKLKATESVKALQAFREKLPAFKMKQGFLSSVSENQVLVVSGETGCGKTTQLPQFILEEEISSLRGADCNIICTQPRRISAISVASRISAERGEPIGESVGYQIRLESKRSDQTRLLFCTTGVLLRRLIEDPNLSGVSHLLVDEIHERGMNEDFLLIILRDLLPRRPDLRLVLMSATINADMFSTYFGNAPTMHIPGFTFPVTELFLEDVLEKSRYTIKPSDSGNYQGGSRGRRRDSESKKDDLTTLFEDIDINVHYKSYSSATRVSLESWSGAQIDLELVEATIEHICRGEGDGAILVFLTGWDEISKLLENIKGNRLLGDSSKFLVLPLHGSMPTVNQREIFDRPPPNKRKIVLATNIAESSITIDDVVYVVDCGKAKETSYDALNKVACLLPSWISKASAHQRRGRAGRVQAGVCYRLYPKVIYDAFPQYQLPEIIRTPLQELCLHIKSLQVGSIGSFLAKALQPPDALAVENAIELLKTIGALDDTEELTPLGRHLCTLPVDPNIGKMLLIGAIFQCVNPALTIASALAYRSPFVLPLNRKEEADEAKRYFAGDSCSDHIALVKAFEGYRGAKRGGHERDFCWENFLSPLTLKMMEDMRNQFLDLLSDIGFVDKSRGPNVYNQYSQDMEMVSAVLCAGLYPNVVQCKRRGKRTAFYTKELGKVDIHPGSVNARVNLFSLPYLVYSEKVKTTSVYIRDSTNISDYALLMFGGSLMPSQTGEGIEMLGGYLHFSASKNVLELIQRLRGEVDKLLNRKIEDPSLDITVEGKGVVSAVVELLRSRNIRY; encoded by the exons ATGCACCTGGCATCTCTCTCGCCTCTTTCCACACTTCGCTTCCTCCTTCCATTATCTCCCAAACTCTTTCCTCTTCCTTCTCTCTTCCGAATCTCTGCCATGGGTCCTAACTCTCAGGGTGGTCGCCGAGGCGGAGGTTTCTCCTCCGGTCGCGGTGGAGGTCGCCGTGGTGGTGGacgcggcggcggcggcggggGTGGACGCGGCGGCGGAGGTGGCCGTGGAGAACAGAGATGGTGGGATCCGGTGTGGAGAGCCGAGCGTTTGCGCCAGCAACAGGCTGAG ATGGAAGTTTTTGATGAGAATGAATGGTGGAACAAGATTGAGCTGATGAAAACTGGAGGTGAGCAAGAGATGGTGATAAAGCGTAATTTTAGCCGAGGTGATCAGCAAACACTCGGTGATATGGCTTATCAGATGGGTCTTTACTT CCATGCGTACAATAAAGGGAAGGCTCTTGTAGTTAGCAAAGTTCCTTTGCCAGATTATAGGGCAGATCTTGATGACCGACATGGATCCACTCAGAAAGAG ATTCAAATGTCTTCAGAGACAGAGAGAAAACTCGGAAGTCTTTTGAAAACAACACAACAAGTAGGCTCTTCAAACGCCTCTAGTTCAGGATCTAATGTCCAGCGGGATAGTACATCAGCTCTTGGATTGAAAAAATCTGATTCTGCTTCCAAATTTTCGGATTCTCATGAGAAAGAAAAGTTCAGTGTTGCACTCAAGGACAGGCAGGACAAACTAAAG GCAACTGAAAGTGTAAAAGCACTTCAAGCTTTCAGAGAGAAGCTACCTGCTTTCAAAATGAAACAAGGCTTCCTTAGCTCTGTTTCAGAAAATCAG GTACTGGTAGTTTCAGGAGAGACAGGGTGTGGTAAAACGACACAACTTCCTCAATTCATATTGGAAGAAGAGATATCATCTCTGAGAGGCGCTGACTGCAACATAATATGCACACAACCTAGACGTATATCTGCCATATCCGTGGCATCTCGTATATCCGCTGAAAGAGGTGAACCCATTGGTGAATCCGTGGGTTACCAGATCCGTCTTGAATCAAAGCGTTCTGACCAAACACGGTTGCTGTTTTGCACAACTGGTGTTTTACTAAGACGGCTA ATTGAGGATCCTAATCTAAGTGGCGTAAGCCATTTGCTAGTGGATGAAATTCACGAGAGAGGCATGAACGAGGACTTCTTACTGATCATACTAAGGGATCTTCTTCCTCGGCGTCCAGATTTGCGTCTTGTTCTGATGAGTGCTACCATTAACGCTGACATGTTCTCAACGTATTTTGGCAACGCTCCAACTATGCATATCCCT GGGTTCACATTCCCTGTGACAGAGTTATTCCTAGAAGATGTATTAGAGAAAAGTCGCTATACTATTAAGCCGTCAGACTCAGGGAATTATCAAGGTGGCTCTAGAGGTAGAAGAAGGGACTCAGAATCCAAGAAAGACGACTTGACTACACTCTTTGAG GATATTGACATCAATGTACACTACAAAAGTTATAGCTCAGCCACAAGAGTTTCGCTCGAATCATGGTCTGGTGCACAGATTGATTTGGAGCTG GTTGAGGCAACAATAGAACATATTTGCCGTGGTGAAGGTGACGGAGCCATTCTTGTTTTCCTCACCGGCTGGGATGAGATTTCGAAGCTTCTTGAAAATATCAAAGGGAACAGGTTGCTTGGAGACTCTAGCAAGTTCTTAGTCCTTCCTCTACATGGTTCAATGCCTACTGTTAACCAACGCGAAATCTTTGACCGTCCACCTCCTAACAAGCG GAAGATAGTTTTGGCTACAAACATTGCTGAGAGCAGTATCACAATCGATGATGTTGTATACGTTGTGGACTGCGGTAAAGCAAAGGAAACTAGCTACGATGCTTTGAACAAAGTGGCTTGTCTCTTACCATCATGGATCTCAAAGGCTTCAGCTCATCag AGACGAGGTCGTGCAGGACGTGTCCAAGCCGGAGTTTGCTATAGGCTGTACCCAAAAGTTATTTACGATGCTTTCCCACAGTATCAGTTACCAGAGATCATACGGACTCCACTGCAAGAGCTGTGCCTGCACATCAAAAGCTTGCAGGTTGGATCCATAGGATCATTCTTGGCAAAGGCGCTTCAGCCGCCTGATGCTCTTGCTGTTGAGAATGCCATTGAGCTTCTCAAAACAATTGGGGCTTTAGATGACACAGAAGAGCTTACACCCCTTGGTCGTCATCTTTGCACTCTACCTGTTGACCCAAACATAGGAAAGATGCTTCTCATTGGAGCTATCTTCCAGTGTGTCAACCCTGCTCTGACAATAGCGTCTGCTCTGGCGTACCGTAGTCCCTTTGTCTTACCGTTAAATAGGAAAGAGGAAGCTGATGAAGCCAAAAGATACTTTGCTGGTGACTCCTGCAG TGACCACATTGCTTTAGTTAAGGCCTTTGAGGGGTATAGAGGCGCAAAGCGTGGTGGACACGAAAGAGATTTTTGCTGGGAGAATTTTCTTTCCCCTCTAACCCTAAAGATGATGGAGGACATGAGGAACCAGTTTCTTGATCTTCTTTCGGATATAGGGTTTGTAGACAAATCAAGAGGACCAAAC GTATACAATCAGTACAGCCAAGATATGGAAATGGTAAGCGCGGTTCTGTGTGCGGGGCTGTACCCAAACGTTGTGCAGTGCAAAAGAAGAGGGAAGCGCACTGCCTTCTACACTAAAGAGCTGGGTAAAGTAGATATCCACCCTGGATCGGTTAATGCTAGAGTGAATCTCTTCTCGTTGCCATACTTGGTTTACAGCGAGAAGGTGAAGACGACAAGTGTTTATATCCGGGACTCGACGAACATATCTGATTACGCACTGCTTATGTTTGGTGGTAGTCTTATGCCAAGCCAGACCGGGGAAGGTATAGAGATGCTGGGAGGGTATCTCCATTTCTCTGCCTCGAAGAACGTCTTGGAACTGATACAG AGGTTGAGGGGAGAGGTGGATAAGCTGCTGAATAGGAAGATAGAGGATCCGAGTTTGGACATAACGGTGGAGGGTAAAGGAGTGGTTTCGGCTGTGGTGGAGTTGCTGCGTAGCCGAAACATCAGGTATTAG
- the LOC106385416 gene encoding fra a 1-associated protein, whose product MGWVWRDDSSVSDAAGNDITDQPPRGSAADGNCSTTTVVRSKCKTEEVEPGKFVRKCDKTEEILRHCFGKPSEVVQSTTEHTEEDVTDQMVRGGSSPPNQFEENPLNFPGLRSDLDDIERHFFSGMKSFFEAAEEMKSSLFDIMGDYDSATVREIPIQDHPKIDDENAATRQPFSSGEIDLSGLAKDV is encoded by the exons ATGGGTTGGGTCTGGAGAGACGATTCATCCGTTTCGGACGCCGCCGGTAATGATATCACCGATCAACCGCCACGAGGTTCCGCCGCCGACGGCAATTGCTCCACCACGACGGTGGTGAGATCGAAGTGCAAGACGGAGGAGGTGGAGCCTGGGAAGTTCGTCAGGAAGTGCGACAAAACCGAGGAGATCCTCCGCCACTGTTTTGGCAA GCCCTCTGAAGTCGTTCAATCCACCACAGAGCACACGGAAGAGGATGTCACAGACCAGATGGTGCGTGGTGGATCTTCTCCCCCAAATCAGTTTGAGGAAAACCCCTTAAACTTCCCGGGACTCCGAAGCGACTTAGACGACATCGAGCGCCATTTCTTTAGCGGGATGAAGAGTTTCTTTGAAGCAGCTGAAGAGATGAAGAGCAGCTTGTTTGACATCATGGGGGATTATGACTCAGCCACCGTGAGAGAGATACCCATTCAAGACCATCCGAAGATAGACGACGAAAATGCCGCCACTAGACAGCCTTTCTCCTCTGGAGAAATTGATCTCTCGGGCTTGGCCAAGGACGTTTGA
- the LOC106386624 gene encoding RING-H2 finger protein ATL70, with amino-acid sequence MNAFQPPPQTPVFSGGFSYGVGVSIGVLLLITTITLTSYFCTRNQHSSSPSQNNQDLTRVHHHHHVIIDVVPGLDEDTIQSYPKILYSEVKGNSTSSCCHICLGDFKGNHMLRQLPDCNHLFHLKCVDTWLRQNPTCPVCRTSPLPTPLAEVVSLASSVATIRMS; translated from the coding sequence ATGAATGCCTTCCAACCGCCACCGCAGACGCCGGTTTTCTCCGGAGGATTCAGTTACGGAGTCGGAGTCTCCATCGGAGTGCTTCTCCTCATCACAACCATCACCCTCACCTCTTACTTCTGCACACGTAACCAGCACTCTTCATCACCTTCCCAAAACAATCAAGATTTGACTCGTGTACATCACCACCACCATGTCATCATCGACGTTGTCCCAGGTCTGGACGAGGATACCATTCAGAGCTACCCAAAGATCCTATACTCGGAAGTGAAAGGAAACTCCACGTCGTCGTGTTGTCACATATGCTTAGGAGACTTCAAAGGGAATCATATGCTGCGGCAACTACCCGATTGTAACCACCTCTTCCACCTCAAATGTGTCGACACGTGGCTTAGACAAAATCCTACGTGTCCTGTCTGCCGGACTTCGCCGCTTCCTACTCCCCTCGCCGAGGTTGTCTCCTTAGCCTCTTCTGTCGCCACCATCAGGATGTCCTGA